In Ktedonobacteraceae bacterium, the DNA window AGACTTCGGCAACCACTGCTTCATGCCATCTTCAAGGCCGATTTCCTGGCTCTTGATATCGGCCTGCGCGTTTGAGTCAAGCGTCTCATAATAGAGGCGCTCATGTCCGGTAGCATCGATGATGAAAGTGATAGGGTCATGCTCGACCGCATTGTTTGAGCTTACCTGGACATAGACATTGTACAGGTGATAGACGACATTAAGCTGCTGCGGCGTACCTGTGACAAACTCCCACTGGTGCAGCATACCATGCTGGATCGACCAGGATTGCACCGCGGTGACACTGGTGGCTGTCGGATTGGCATTGACAGCCACCAGGTCGATCTGACTGGCAGCCGCGGCATCCAGCTGTGATTTGGCATAATACATAATCTGGGCAGTCAGCGGGCAGAGTGTTGTACAGCGTGCATCGACGAATGCCAGGACAATCTCATGGCCGCGCAACGAAGAAAGCTTGAATGGCTTACCGAACTGATCCGTCAGCTGGAAGTCAGGCGCCAGATTGCCTGACATTGGAAAGCCGCCAATAGCGTAGTTCGATGGGTTCGGCTGCAGTGTGGCAGCCTGACTAACGCCGCGAGATGCTGCCAGACGCTGGATTCCCCAGATAATCGCGGCAATTATCACAAGTGCTGAGGTAGCAATCAAAGCAGCACGAGCGAGTTTCTGGACACCATCCGTTTGCCGCATGGTTATTTTCTACTCCTGATCATCTTATCTGAATAAGAAGCCTGGTACCAGGCTCTTACATTCCTCTATTCCCGACAAAGCGCAGGCGCCAACTGGAAGATTTGCCGGATTGCATACTTCATTCACGCATTTCACGCGCTCTGTTTTTTCCCAACACTCAGTTCCGGCGCATCATCCATCACAGAGCTAAGCCACCGGTGTACTAATGTGGCAAAAGCAATCCCGAAAGGAAGATCGCCGAATGTCCACATGATGCCTGCCCCAAGTTGCTGATCTTGCACGGCGGAGAAACCGCCCAAACCGGTAACCACGTGCGCATAGGGCGCGTAGAGAGGCACCTGGGAAAATCCGATCAGCGCCGCGAGGACAACATTTTGTGCCATCGCGAAACCTACACATCCGAGACGGCCCATATAGCCCAGGCGAGGGCGAAGCGGCGGCGATGGTATAAGCTGCGTCCAAAAAAGAAAACTGACCACCAGAAATGTCGAATGTTCTAACCAATCGTGGACGGTGACATTGGTCAATGCCAGATCATAGAGCGGTGGCCAGTGCCATCCCCAGAAACCGGCAACCAGGAGAGCGCACGAGATAGCAGGCTGCCGCAACCAGCCCCCTGCACGAAAGAGGCCTCGCCTGATATTCAGTCTCACTACTACTTTAATAAACTTGCGAACACCGCGAGGCAACCCCAACCAGATTGGGATGAAAGGAGCCCCGGCCACAAGTAGCGGTGCCATAACGACCATTATGAGCAGGTGCTGGATCATGTGCATCCAGAAGAGCCGGCTGGAAAGTATATCTATGGGCGCGGAAGATGCCAGAAGAAAAGTAAAGATCGCGCCGAGGAAGTAGCCAGCGCGCCAGAGCCAGCTATCCAACCGG includes these proteins:
- a CDS encoding SCO family protein, which produces MRQTDGVQKLARAALIATSALVIIAAIIWGIQRLAASRGVSQAATLQPNPSNYAIGGFPMSGNLAPDFQLTDQFGKPFKLSSLRGHEIVLAFVDARCTTLCPLTAQIMYYAKSQLDAAAASQIDLVAVNANPTATSVTAVQSWSIQHGMLHQWEFVTGTPQQLNVVYHLYNVYVQVSSNNAVEHDPITFIIDATGHERLYYETLDSNAQADIKSQEIGLEDGMKQWLPKS
- a CDS encoding cytochrome c oxidase assembly protein, whose translation is MNIWVDANGWPVPPLVLLVCALVEVLYFRGWRLLFKLEQRRAARASNHSGLNGSHTAQFRLDSWLWRAGYFLGAIFTFLLASSAPIDILSSRLFWMHMIQHLLIMVVMAPLLVAGAPFIPIWLGLPRGVRKFIKVVVRLNIRRGLFRAGGWLRQPAISCALLVAGFWGWHWPPLYDLALTNVTVHDWLEHSTFLVVSFLFWTQLIPSPPLRPRLGYMGRLGCVGFAMAQNVVLAALIGFSQVPLYAPYAHVVTGLGGFSAVQDQQLGAGIMWTFGDLPFGIAFATLVHRWLSSVMDDAPELSVGKKQSA